In the genome of Rhizobium sp. NXC24, one region contains:
- a CDS encoding efflux RND transporter permease subunit: MNFSAFSIRNPIPAILLFVMFGFGGLWAFKQLAVQYFPDMDLPTISVTATLDGAAPTQLETEVARTIEDSLTSLSHLDHILTTITDGTVSIKVSFKLEKDSEAALNEVRNAVDSVKADLPAQMATPVVTKATVQSSALVTYAVRSTALNETELSWFVDNDLTKALLSEPGVGQVNRIGGIDREVHVDLDPSTMASFGVTAATVSAQLKAVQADTSGGLGEVGGSRQTLRTLGAVESVEALRELTIPLENGQQVRLDDVASVTDSFAERSSMAYLDGKPVIAVEIKRSNGFSDSSVSADVDTAMKKFAAAHPNVQIHAVYSMIGSILGNYDGSMHMLYEGAILAIVVVWLFLRDWRATILSAVALPLSVIPTFLVIYLAGFSLNVVTLLALSLVVGILVDDAIVEIENIARHLQMGKRPLDAAMEATNELGLAVIATTFTLVAVFLPTAFMSGIPGLLFRQFGITAAVAVVASLVVARLLTPMMAAYFMKAHPSEQKDGRIMRAYMAVAKAALNHRKTTVAATTIVVALSLSVIPLLRTGYLPAADDSRTQITLTLQPGATVEQTDAATRKAADILSEVPDVTHVFAAVGSAYSGGGAKVARSSIGSAAIVATLTPIDGRDRKQSEIENDIRQALSVLPGVRVAVGIGNGTKLEFTLASDDANALDSASTALEEQLRTLQGIGAVTSTAARQAPEIQITPDYARAAALGVTSNAIASAVRVATNGEYSFDLPKLNLPQRQIPIVVRFSPETRTNLDDIKNMRVAGTNGNVDLGSIADIRIGGSPSEIDRIDRMRNVTVSVELNGRILGDVNREAKALPALQHLPPGVTLVEHGELQRSSELFQSFALAMAIGVFCIYAVLVLLFHDFLQPLTLLMALPLSLGGALVPLVVTGTSFSMPAVIGLLMLMGVVTKNSILLIEYAIMSRHQGMSRFDALVDACHKRARPIVMTTIAMASGMLPAALSLMGGDSSFRQPMAIVVIGGVVISTLLSLIIIPVIFTFVDDLQNLLKSFSRRALRRHATCGRETEFGLPRVLGGDTGKIPSDDSISA; the protein is encoded by the coding sequence ATGAATTTCTCCGCCTTCTCGATCCGCAATCCCATACCAGCGATACTGCTGTTTGTGATGTTTGGATTTGGCGGGCTTTGGGCATTCAAACAGCTGGCGGTTCAGTACTTTCCGGACATGGACCTTCCGACCATCAGCGTCACCGCTACACTCGATGGTGCTGCGCCGACGCAGCTCGAGACGGAGGTTGCCCGTACCATCGAGGACAGTCTCACCTCCTTGAGCCATCTCGATCATATCCTCACGACGATCACCGATGGCACCGTCTCGATCAAGGTTTCCTTCAAGCTGGAGAAAGACAGCGAAGCCGCCCTCAACGAGGTCCGCAATGCCGTTGACAGCGTCAAGGCTGATCTGCCGGCCCAGATGGCGACGCCTGTCGTTACGAAGGCCACCGTCCAAAGCTCCGCACTTGTCACCTATGCCGTGCGCTCAACCGCTCTCAACGAGACCGAACTATCCTGGTTTGTCGACAACGATCTGACCAAGGCGCTGCTGTCGGAGCCCGGCGTCGGGCAGGTCAACCGCATCGGCGGGATCGACCGCGAGGTTCATGTCGATCTCGATCCATCGACGATGGCGTCGTTCGGGGTCACCGCTGCCACCGTCTCGGCGCAGTTGAAGGCCGTGCAGGCCGATACGTCCGGCGGCCTTGGCGAGGTCGGTGGCTCTCGTCAAACATTGCGCACGCTTGGCGCCGTAGAGTCGGTCGAGGCCCTGAGGGAGCTCACTATACCCCTCGAAAACGGGCAGCAGGTCCGCCTCGACGACGTCGCATCCGTCACCGACAGCTTCGCGGAGCGCTCCTCGATGGCCTATCTCGATGGCAAGCCGGTCATCGCGGTCGAAATCAAGCGTTCGAACGGGTTTTCCGACAGCAGTGTTTCGGCTGACGTTGACACGGCAATGAAAAAGTTCGCAGCGGCGCATCCGAATGTGCAGATCCATGCAGTCTACAGCATGATCGGGTCAATTCTCGGCAATTATGACGGTTCGATGCACATGCTCTACGAAGGGGCGATCCTGGCGATCGTGGTCGTCTGGCTCTTCCTTCGGGACTGGCGCGCAACGATCCTCTCGGCCGTGGCGCTGCCCTTGTCGGTCATCCCGACCTTCCTGGTCATCTATCTCGCCGGCTTCAGCCTGAACGTCGTCACCTTGCTGGCACTGTCGCTGGTAGTCGGAATTCTGGTCGACGATGCCATCGTCGAAATTGAAAACATTGCCCGCCACCTTCAAATGGGCAAGCGGCCGCTCGATGCTGCGATGGAGGCGACCAACGAACTCGGCCTTGCCGTCATCGCGACCACCTTCACGCTGGTCGCCGTCTTCCTGCCGACGGCATTCATGAGTGGCATACCGGGTCTCCTGTTCCGTCAGTTCGGCATCACCGCCGCTGTTGCCGTCGTTGCCTCGCTTGTCGTTGCCCGTCTGCTCACCCCCATGATGGCGGCCTATTTCATGAAGGCGCATCCGTCGGAACAGAAGGATGGCCGCATCATGCGCGCCTATATGGCGGTCGCGAAGGCTGCTCTCAATCACAGAAAGACCACGGTGGCCGCAACTACCATTGTCGTTGCCCTTTCGCTTTCCGTTATCCCCCTCTTGAGAACGGGATATCTGCCCGCCGCTGACGACTCGCGGACGCAGATCACCCTCACCCTGCAGCCCGGCGCCACTGTCGAGCAAACCGATGCCGCAACCAGGAAGGCCGCAGATATTCTCAGTGAGGTTCCCGACGTGACGCATGTGTTTGCCGCTGTCGGCTCGGCATACTCGGGCGGTGGTGCGAAGGTTGCCAGGAGCAGTATCGGGTCTGCCGCGATCGTCGCCACGCTGACGCCCATTGATGGGCGCGACCGTAAGCAGTCGGAGATCGAAAACGATATCCGGCAGGCGCTTTCCGTCCTCCCCGGCGTGCGTGTGGCGGTCGGTATCGGCAACGGCACCAAGCTCGAGTTCACTCTCGCCAGCGACGACGCCAATGCGCTCGACAGCGCAAGCACGGCGTTGGAGGAGCAACTGCGCACGCTGCAGGGCATCGGCGCTGTGACATCGACAGCGGCCAGGCAGGCGCCGGAAATTCAGATCACGCCCGATTATGCCCGCGCCGCAGCGCTTGGCGTGACGTCGAATGCGATCGCCAGCGCCGTGCGCGTGGCGACGAACGGAGAATATTCTTTCGATCTGCCGAAGCTCAACCTGCCGCAGCGGCAAATCCCGATCGTCGTCCGCTTCTCGCCTGAGACGCGCACCAATCTCGATGACATCAAGAACATGCGCGTCGCCGGCACCAACGGCAATGTCGATCTCGGATCGATCGCCGATATCCGCATCGGCGGCAGTCCTTCGGAGATCGACCGCATCGACCGTATGCGCAATGTCACCGTTTCCGTCGAACTCAACGGCCGCATTCTGGGCGACGTCAACCGCGAGGCGAAGGCACTGCCGGCGCTTCAGCACCTGCCGCCGGGCGTCACGCTGGTGGAACACGGCGAACTTCAGCGCAGCTCGGAGCTGTTCCAGAGCTTTGCCCTCGCAATGGCGATCGGTGTGTTCTGCATCTATGCGGTGCTCGTCCTGCTGTTCCACGATTTCCTGCAGCCGTTGACACTTCTAATGGCCCTGCCGCTCTCGCTCGGCGGTGCGCTGGTGCCGCTTGTGGTAACGGGCACCAGTTTCTCGATGCCCGCCGTCATCGGCCTTCTCATGCTCATGGGCGTGGTGACGAAGAACTCCATCCTGCTCATCGAATATGCGATCATGTCGCGTCACCAAGGCATGTCCCGCTTCGATGCGCTCGTCGATGCCTGCCACAAGCGGGCGCGGCCGATCGTCATGACCACCATTGCCATGGCTTCGGGCATGCTGCCGGCTGCGCTCAGCCTGATGGGCGGAGATTCGAGCTTCCGGCAGCCGATGGCCATCGTTGTGATTGGTGGCGTGGTGATATCAACGCTGCTCAGCCTCATCATTATCCCGGTCATCTTCACCTTCGTCGATGACCTGCAAAATTTGCTCAAATCGTTCAGTCGCCGAGCGCTTCGACGCCACGCGACCTGCGGTCGAGAGACGGAATTCGGTTTGCCACGCGTGCTCGGCGGCGATACGGGGAAAATCCCTAGCGATGACTCCATCTCAGCATAA
- a CDS encoding efflux RND transporter periplasmic adaptor subunit — MRKPFILLAAFLVCAALQFPSANGMAEQASAPALTVSLTTPSQRDWPETVPASGWLKPWQEAIIASETSGLRITDILVDVGSVVTKGQTLARLSQESVLADLRKQEAAVVTAKANLTKAKANADRARQLSSSGALSDEKITEYFADEQTATASLASEEAALDSEKIKLGQTTITAVDDGLITSRSANLGAVVSTGTELFRMVRQQRVEWQAEVSARYLPRISEGLSVAINGPDGHAIEGKVRLVGPSVSTDTSRTIVYVALPADVRPRIGLYATGNIELQTTPALTVPETAIVFRDGISYVFTAGKDSRVRRVRVETGRRNNGQVEIVSGVNASSKVVTSGGAFLSDNDLVKIAETN, encoded by the coding sequence TTGAGAAAGCCGTTTATTCTACTCGCCGCCTTTCTTGTGTGTGCAGCACTCCAGTTTCCCTCCGCTAATGGCATGGCTGAACAGGCGTCCGCGCCCGCTCTCACCGTCTCTCTGACGACACCGTCGCAACGGGACTGGCCGGAAACCGTTCCCGCGAGCGGCTGGCTGAAACCGTGGCAGGAAGCGATCATCGCCTCCGAGACGAGCGGCCTGCGCATCACTGACATCCTGGTCGATGTCGGCTCCGTGGTTACGAAGGGGCAGACGCTGGCCCGGCTTTCGCAGGAGAGCGTGCTGGCAGACCTTCGCAAGCAGGAGGCGGCTGTCGTGACCGCCAAGGCAAATCTGACGAAGGCCAAGGCGAATGCGGATCGGGCGCGGCAGCTCAGTTCGTCCGGGGCTCTCTCCGACGAGAAAATCACTGAATATTTCGCCGACGAGCAGACGGCGACGGCAAGCTTGGCATCCGAGGAAGCCGCGCTCGACAGCGAAAAGATCAAGCTCGGGCAGACGACCATCACCGCCGTCGATGATGGCCTCATAACCTCGCGTTCCGCCAACCTCGGCGCCGTCGTCTCAACCGGCACCGAGCTGTTCCGCATGGTCCGTCAGCAGCGTGTCGAATGGCAGGCCGAAGTATCGGCGCGCTATCTGCCGCGCATCTCGGAAGGCTTGAGCGTTGCGATCAACGGGCCGGATGGGCATGCCATCGAAGGCAAGGTGAGGCTCGTCGGGCCTTCGGTCAGTACCGACACGAGCCGGACAATCGTCTATGTCGCGCTTCCGGCCGATGTCCGTCCACGGATCGGCCTTTACGCAACGGGCAACATCGAATTGCAGACCACGCCGGCTCTGACCGTGCCCGAAACGGCGATCGTCTTCCGGGACGGCATCAGCTACGTCTTCACAGCAGGCAAGGACAGCCGGGTGCGCAGGGTCCGCGTGGAAACCGGCCGTCGCAACAATGGCCAGGTGGAAATCGTCTCCGGCGTAAATGCCTCGTCGAAGGTCGTGACCTCGGGCGGCGCCTTTCTGTCGGACAATGACCTCGTGAAGATTGCGGAGACGAACTGA